In Sphaeramia orbicularis chromosome 10, fSphaOr1.1, whole genome shotgun sequence, the following proteins share a genomic window:
- the zbtb33 gene encoding transcriptional regulator Kaiso: MPSLKLISATDTQYSTAVLKSMNEQRSHGLFCDVTIIIQDKKFRAHKTILSASSTYFHQLFSVAGQVIELNFMRAEIFEVILNYIYSGKIFRARSDILEELINAGQILGVKFIANLATPLSQVKGLPGLSKETESKSDTSSEMMPIITESFSISTEEFNQTVTPAGNDEDSDSEVMFVSKTDAQTRADQKNKPGEVIDLDTIDSENESSKQNENAAKEQDKSTAEVKTHPANNQSVTSAKPSLKDSSPLHSPDSSSNNLSSPARVSSGSAPTTPARPSSFTPEPSSASQSADNSDIMGVQKKQVAATALQGDSKIRLLDVSDSSANRNSSANRTNIPKSGITAKKTVTLQTATEIDSISKGCKVYANIGEDTYDIVPLKEDPGEGGSKANKGKRALMATPLKPFDKMPVSPKAGPNKKKSKNELEDHYELIMDGKTFYVCIVCKRPYVCLTSLRRHFNTHSWEKKYPCHYCNKVFALAEYRTKHEIHHTGERRYQCLLCNDTFLNYQILSTHCKQVHNQDPSGRKEKDDAGNNLYRLLPCKSVQMKAYSWSTEGQGVPVVSEDGSVHHITSGGEDVNPSTQRRMLNWDDIFMEPDSRMPQNIQPRAAVNAPPPATAEFDFSIPETY, translated from the coding sequence ATGCCAAGTCTTAAGCTGATATCTGCCACCGACACACAATATTCAACCGCTGTGTTGAAGTCCATGAATGAGCAGCGAAGTCATGGATTATTTTGTGACGTCACCATCATCATACAGGACAAGAAGTTCAGAGCTCACAAAACCATCTTGTCTGCCTCAAGTACatacttccaccagctcttcagTGTGGCCGGACAGGTGATTGAGCTAAACTTCATGAGGGCagaaatttttgaagtgattctGAATTATATTTACAGTGGCAAGATTTTCAGAGCGCGATCAGACATCCTTGAAGAGCTCATAAATGCTGGACAAATTCTGGGAGTGAAGTTCATTGCAAACCTGGCCACACCATTATCACAAGTTAAAGGTCTGCCTGGTTTATCAAAAGAGACAGAAAGTAAAAGTGACACATCCTCAGAGATGATGCCGATCATCACGGAGTCCTTCTCGATATCTACAGAAGAATTCAATCAGACTGTCACACCTGCAGGTAACGATGAGGACTCTGACAGCGAAGTTATGTTTGTCTCAAAAACAGATGCTCAAACCAGAGCAGATCAGAAAAACAAACCTGGTGAAGTTATTGATTTAGACACTatagattcagaaaatgaatcatCAAAGCAAAATGAAAATGCAGCAAAAGAACAAGACAAATCCACAGCTGAAGTGAAAACACATCCTGCAAATAATCAGAGTGTCACGAGTGCAAAACCCAGTTTAAAAGACAGCAGTCCTCTGCACAGTCCTGACAGCAGTTCCAATAACTTGTCTTCCCCTGCCAGAGTTTCCTCAGGAAGTGCTCCGACAACACCAGCCAGGCCAAGCAGTTTCACCCCTGAGCCCTCAAGTGCTTCACAGTCCGCTGACAACAGTGATATAATGGGAGTTCAAAAGAAGCAAGTTGCTGCTACAGCTCTGCAAGGAGATTCCAAAATAAGGCTCCTGGATGTGTCTGACAGCTCAGCAAATAGAAACAGCTCAGCAAATAGAACTAACATTCCCAAATCAGGCATAACAGCAAAAAAGACAGTTACTctccaaacagccactgaaatTGACTCTATTTCTAAAGGCTGTAAAGTGTACGCAAATATCGGCGAAGACACTTATGACATCGTCCCACTGAAAGAAGATCCAGGTGAAGGAGGATCTAAAGCCAATAAAGGCAAAAGAGCATTGATGGCAACACCCCTCAAGCCTTTTGATAAGATGCCTGTGTCACCGAAGGCTGGCCCCAACAAGAAGAAGAGCAAAAACGAACTTGAAGACCATTATGAGCTCATCATGGACGGGAAGACTTTctatgtgtgtattgtgtgtaagCGTCCTTATGTGTGTCTGACGAGCCTTCGGCGTCACTTCAACACTCACTCATGGGAGAAGAAGTACCCATGCCACTACTGTAACAAAGTGTTTGCCCTAGCAGAATACAGAACTAAACATGAAATCCATCACACAGGAGAGAGGCGGTACCAGTGTTTGTTGTGCAACGACACCTTCTTGAACTACCAAATACTGTCAACCCACTGCAAGCAAGTCCACAACCAGGACCCCAGCGGGAGGAAAGAGAAAGATGACGCAGGAAATAACCTGTACCGCCTGCTGCCTTGTAAAAGTGTGCAGATGAAGGCGTACTCGTGGAGTACTGAGGGGCAGGGTGTCCCCGTCGTCTCCGAGGACGGCAGCGTGCATCATATAACCTCTGGTGGAGAGGACGTGAACCCGTCCACCCAGAGAAGAATGTTGAACTGGGACGACATCTTCATGGAACCTGATTCTCGGATGCCGCAGAACATCCAACCCAGGGCGGCAGTGAACGCTCCTCCTCCTGCAACAGCAGAGTTTGACTTTTCAATACCGGAGACGTACTGA
- the tmem255a gene encoding transmembrane protein 255A isoform X3 yields MPPAQSLQSSGLTLSETSIGSFKRRKRKSIIVTVLLLIVSVLILIFGLAATTRTQNITVGGYYPGVILGFGSFLGIIGAHLIENKRQMLVASIVFISFGVVAAFCCAIVDGVFAARHIDLRPLYAGRCEYHSSETASDRDVPCQTSSRMSCNLRVKSNTCYCCDLYNCGKASRVEVIGGYHEYTDVKSCQDVVHLYHLLWSATILNIVALFLGIITAAVLGGFKDMTPSAASESTSEPEAITAPIPSEPPQPTTSLNSYYNTAPCLPPYSAYDMQGSYMFPDSSGLSDDSQSGASHLWPTMVPPRYSPPHNHPDEKPPPYSP; encoded by the exons GTTCCttcaagaggaggaagaggaaatcCATAATAGTGACGGTGTTGCTCCTCATTGTATCTGTGCTAATCCTCATCTTCGGCCTGGCAGCCACAACCAGGACGCAGAACATCACAGTTGGTGGCTACTACCCAGGGGTCATT cTGGGCTTTGGCTCTTTTCTGGGAATTATCGGCGCTCATTTGATAGAGAACAAGAGGCAGATG TTAGTGGCATCTATTGTCTTCATCAGTTTTGGAGTGGTGGCTGCTTTCTGCTGTGCTATAGTAGATGGAGTTTTTGCTGCAAGGCACATT GACCTCAGGCCTCTGTATGCTGGCCGCTGTGAATACCACTCCAGTGAGACGGCATCTGACCGAGAT GTACCTTGTCAGACATCATCGCGTATGTCCTGTAACCTGCGAGTGAAGAGCAACACCTGTTACTGCTGTGACCTGTACAACTGTGGGAA GGCTAGCCGTGTAGAGGTGATTGGAGGATACCATGAATACACAGATGTGAAGAGCTGCCAAGACGTGGTGCATCTCTACCACCTGCTGTGGTCTGCTACCATCCTCAACATCGTGGCTCTCTTTCTGGGTATTATAACCGCTGCAGTGCTCGGAGGCTTCAAAGACATG ACACCCTCTGCTGCCTCAGAGAGCACATCTGAGCCAGAAGCCATTACAGCCCCAATCCCCTCTGAGCCTCCTCAGCCCACCACTTCACTCAACTCATATTACAACACCGCCCCCTGCCTGCCACCGTACTCAGCCTACGACATGCAG GGCTCCTACATGTTTCCTGACTCTTCAGGTTTGTCGGATGACTCCCAGTCTGGAGCCAGCCACCTTTGGCCCACTATGGTCCCTCCACGCTACTCCCCTCCTCACAACCACCCCGACGAGAAGCCCCCACCCTACAGCCCCTAA
- the tmem255a gene encoding transmembrane protein 255A isoform X1 codes for MPPAQSLQSSGLTLSETSIGSFKRRKRKSIIVTVLLLIVSVLILIFGLAATTRTQNITVGGYYPGVILGFGSFLGIIGAHLIENKRQMLVASIVFISFGVVAAFCCAIVDGVFAARHIDLRPLYAGRCEYHSSETASDRDVPCQTSSRMSCNLRVKSNTCYCCDLYNCGKEHPLMGLQNKDVLKKFRKSSMIWKASRVEVIGGYHEYTDVKSCQDVVHLYHLLWSATILNIVALFLGIITAAVLGGFKDMTPSAASESTSEPEAITAPIPSEPPQPTTSLNSYYNTAPCLPPYSAYDMQGSYMFPDSSGLSDDSQSGASHLWPTMVPPRYSPPHNHPDEKPPPYSP; via the exons GTTCCttcaagaggaggaagaggaaatcCATAATAGTGACGGTGTTGCTCCTCATTGTATCTGTGCTAATCCTCATCTTCGGCCTGGCAGCCACAACCAGGACGCAGAACATCACAGTTGGTGGCTACTACCCAGGGGTCATT cTGGGCTTTGGCTCTTTTCTGGGAATTATCGGCGCTCATTTGATAGAGAACAAGAGGCAGATG TTAGTGGCATCTATTGTCTTCATCAGTTTTGGAGTGGTGGCTGCTTTCTGCTGTGCTATAGTAGATGGAGTTTTTGCTGCAAGGCACATT GACCTCAGGCCTCTGTATGCTGGCCGCTGTGAATACCACTCCAGTGAGACGGCATCTGACCGAGAT GTACCTTGTCAGACATCATCGCGTATGTCCTGTAACCTGCGAGTGAAGAGCAACACCTGTTACTGCTGTGACCTGTACAACTGTGGGAA AGAACATCCTCTTATGGGACTTCAGAATAAAGATGTTTTGAAAAAGTTTAGGAAATCATCCATGATTTGGAA GGCTAGCCGTGTAGAGGTGATTGGAGGATACCATGAATACACAGATGTGAAGAGCTGCCAAGACGTGGTGCATCTCTACCACCTGCTGTGGTCTGCTACCATCCTCAACATCGTGGCTCTCTTTCTGGGTATTATAACCGCTGCAGTGCTCGGAGGCTTCAAAGACATG ACACCCTCTGCTGCCTCAGAGAGCACATCTGAGCCAGAAGCCATTACAGCCCCAATCCCCTCTGAGCCTCCTCAGCCCACCACTTCACTCAACTCATATTACAACACCGCCCCCTGCCTGCCACCGTACTCAGCCTACGACATGCAG GGCTCCTACATGTTTCCTGACTCTTCAGGTTTGTCGGATGACTCCCAGTCTGGAGCCAGCCACCTTTGGCCCACTATGGTCCCTCCACGCTACTCCCCTCCTCACAACCACCCCGACGAGAAGCCCCCACCCTACAGCCCCTAA
- the tmem255a gene encoding transmembrane protein 255A isoform X4 has translation MPPAQSLQSSGLTLSETSIGSFKRRKRKSIIVTVLLLIVSVLILIFGLAATTRTQNITVGGYYPGVILGFGSFLGIIGAHLIENKRQMLVASIVFISFGVVAAFCCAIVDGVFAARHIDLRPLYAGRCEYHSSETASDRDVPCQTSSRMSCNLRVKSNTCYCCDLYNCGNRVEVIGGYHEYTDVKSCQDVVHLYHLLWSATILNIVALFLGIITAAVLGGFKDMTPSAASESTSEPEAITAPIPSEPPQPTTSLNSYYNTAPCLPPYSAYDMQGSYMFPDSSGLSDDSQSGASHLWPTMVPPRYSPPHNHPDEKPPPYSP, from the exons GTTCCttcaagaggaggaagaggaaatcCATAATAGTGACGGTGTTGCTCCTCATTGTATCTGTGCTAATCCTCATCTTCGGCCTGGCAGCCACAACCAGGACGCAGAACATCACAGTTGGTGGCTACTACCCAGGGGTCATT cTGGGCTTTGGCTCTTTTCTGGGAATTATCGGCGCTCATTTGATAGAGAACAAGAGGCAGATG TTAGTGGCATCTATTGTCTTCATCAGTTTTGGAGTGGTGGCTGCTTTCTGCTGTGCTATAGTAGATGGAGTTTTTGCTGCAAGGCACATT GACCTCAGGCCTCTGTATGCTGGCCGCTGTGAATACCACTCCAGTGAGACGGCATCTGACCGAGAT GTACCTTGTCAGACATCATCGCGTATGTCCTGTAACCTGCGAGTGAAGAGCAACACCTGTTACTGCTGTGACCTGTACAACTGTGGGAA CCGTGTAGAGGTGATTGGAGGATACCATGAATACACAGATGTGAAGAGCTGCCAAGACGTGGTGCATCTCTACCACCTGCTGTGGTCTGCTACCATCCTCAACATCGTGGCTCTCTTTCTGGGTATTATAACCGCTGCAGTGCTCGGAGGCTTCAAAGACATG ACACCCTCTGCTGCCTCAGAGAGCACATCTGAGCCAGAAGCCATTACAGCCCCAATCCCCTCTGAGCCTCCTCAGCCCACCACTTCACTCAACTCATATTACAACACCGCCCCCTGCCTGCCACCGTACTCAGCCTACGACATGCAG GGCTCCTACATGTTTCCTGACTCTTCAGGTTTGTCGGATGACTCCCAGTCTGGAGCCAGCCACCTTTGGCCCACTATGGTCCCTCCACGCTACTCCCCTCCTCACAACCACCCCGACGAGAAGCCCCCACCCTACAGCCCCTAA
- the tmem255a gene encoding transmembrane protein 255A isoform X2 has protein sequence MPPAQSLQSSGLTLSETSIGSFKRRKRKSIIVTVLLLIVSVLILIFGLAATTRTQNITVGGYYPGVILGFGSFLGIIGAHLIENKRQMLVASIVFISFGVVAAFCCAIVDGVFAARHIDLRPLYAGRCEYHSSETASDRDVPCQTSSRMSCNLRVKSNTCYCCDLYNCGKEHPLMGLQNKDVLKKFRKSSMIWNRVEVIGGYHEYTDVKSCQDVVHLYHLLWSATILNIVALFLGIITAAVLGGFKDMTPSAASESTSEPEAITAPIPSEPPQPTTSLNSYYNTAPCLPPYSAYDMQGSYMFPDSSGLSDDSQSGASHLWPTMVPPRYSPPHNHPDEKPPPYSP, from the exons GTTCCttcaagaggaggaagaggaaatcCATAATAGTGACGGTGTTGCTCCTCATTGTATCTGTGCTAATCCTCATCTTCGGCCTGGCAGCCACAACCAGGACGCAGAACATCACAGTTGGTGGCTACTACCCAGGGGTCATT cTGGGCTTTGGCTCTTTTCTGGGAATTATCGGCGCTCATTTGATAGAGAACAAGAGGCAGATG TTAGTGGCATCTATTGTCTTCATCAGTTTTGGAGTGGTGGCTGCTTTCTGCTGTGCTATAGTAGATGGAGTTTTTGCTGCAAGGCACATT GACCTCAGGCCTCTGTATGCTGGCCGCTGTGAATACCACTCCAGTGAGACGGCATCTGACCGAGAT GTACCTTGTCAGACATCATCGCGTATGTCCTGTAACCTGCGAGTGAAGAGCAACACCTGTTACTGCTGTGACCTGTACAACTGTGGGAA AGAACATCCTCTTATGGGACTTCAGAATAAAGATGTTTTGAAAAAGTTTAGGAAATCATCCATGATTTGGAA CCGTGTAGAGGTGATTGGAGGATACCATGAATACACAGATGTGAAGAGCTGCCAAGACGTGGTGCATCTCTACCACCTGCTGTGGTCTGCTACCATCCTCAACATCGTGGCTCTCTTTCTGGGTATTATAACCGCTGCAGTGCTCGGAGGCTTCAAAGACATG ACACCCTCTGCTGCCTCAGAGAGCACATCTGAGCCAGAAGCCATTACAGCCCCAATCCCCTCTGAGCCTCCTCAGCCCACCACTTCACTCAACTCATATTACAACACCGCCCCCTGCCTGCCACCGTACTCAGCCTACGACATGCAG GGCTCCTACATGTTTCCTGACTCTTCAGGTTTGTCGGATGACTCCCAGTCTGGAGCCAGCCACCTTTGGCCCACTATGGTCCCTCCACGCTACTCCCCTCCTCACAACCACCCCGACGAGAAGCCCCCACCCTACAGCCCCTAA